GCATCGACGGCGCGCCCGCGGGCGTGCGCGGCCTGTCGCTCTTCGCCATCCCCGCGCGCCGACCCGAGGGCGGTCGGCTCGTGGACAACGACGTGCGGGTGGCGGGTGCCATCCACAAGATTGGCTGGAAGGGCATTCCCAGCCTGGCGCTCAACTACGGCGAGGGCGGGGACTGCCGCGGATGGCTCGTGGGTCAGGCGGGCAAGGGCCTGAATCACATGTTCCAGATGATGAACGAGGCGCGCATCATGGTGGGCTTCAATGCGGTGTCCACCGCCTCGGTCGCCTACCACGAGGCCCTGGCCTACGCGCGCAACCGGCCCCAGGGCCGCCTCTCCTGGGAGAAGGACGCCGCGCGGCCCCAGCGTCCCATCATCGAGCACGCGGACGTGCGGCGCATGCTCCTGCGCCAGAAGGCCATCGTGGAGGGAGGCCTGTCCCTGCTGTCCATGGCCTCGTGGCAGGCGGACGTGGCGGAGCATGGCGCGACGCCGGAAGCACGCGAGCGCGCGGGCCTGCTCTCGGACCTGCTCACGCCGCTCGCCAAGACGTTCCCCGCGGAGAAGGGCTTCGAGGCCAATGCCCTCTCCATCCAGGTGCACGGCGGCTACGGCTACTCGACCGAGTACCTGCCCGAGGCGTGGCTGCGCGATCAGAAGCTCAACAGCATCCACGAGGGCACCACCGGCATCCAGGGGTTGGATCTGCTCGGGCGCAAGGTGGTGGCCGCCGGGGGCGGTGGCCTGCGCGCCTTCGTCGAGGAGGTGGAGGCCACGGTGGAGCGGGCGCGCCGGGCGGGCGTGGATCCCTCCTGGGGCGAGGCGCTCAACGAGGCGCTCCAGCGGGTGGTGGGGCTGACGATGGAGCTGGGGCAGGCGGGCATGGCGGGCGACGTGGAGCGGATGCTGCGCCACAGCGCCGACTACATGGAGCTGTTCTCGGTGCTGGCGGTGGCGTGGCGGTGGCTCGCGCAGGCGGCCGCGGCGCGCGAGGGGCTCGCCCGGGGCGCGGCCGGCCAGGACTTCTACGAGGGGAAGATCGCCGCGGCGCAGTACTGGATCCACACGGAGCTGCCGCGCGTGGCCCAACTGGTGGAGCTGTGCCGCTCGGGAGAGGACTCGTACACGCGGATGCAGCCCGACTGGTTCTGAGATGTCCGTCTCCTTCCACCTGTGCCAGCCCGGCCGGGGCGCCTCGTGCGGCGCCTGCTGCGGCCTCTACAACTTCCGCGACCACTCGCGCGCGAGCCTCACCGCGCGCCTGAACGAGCAGACGGAGGCCTTCGCCGCGCTCCCCCCGGAGCACGGCGCGTGGCGCACCCGGGCCCTCGCCCTGCTCGAGTCGCGCCGGGCCTCGCCCCTGTTCCCCGCGGTGCGCGTGTGTCCGCTGCTGGGCTTCGTCGACGAGGCGCGCACCCGGGTGGGCTGCCTGGGCCATCCGAAGGTGACGGGGGGCGTGGATCTGCGCGACTGCGGCGTCTACCACGCCGAGCTGTGCGAGACCTTCACCTGCCCCTCCTTCACCTGGCTCACCGACGCCCAGGCCCGGCTCATCCAGGCGGCGTGCGCGGACTGGTACCTCTACGGCCTCGTGCTCACCGACGTGGAGTTCGTGCGCGGCTGTCTGCGGCTGCTCGAATGGGAGCTGGCGGGGCCCGTGGACCCCGAGCGGCTCACCACCCATCCCGAGGCGCTCGACGCCGTGCGCCGGCTCTTCGCGCTCAAGGAGTCCGCGCCGGACCGGGGCACCCACGCCGCCGTGTTCGGCCGCTTCATTCCCGATACCGAGGGCGAGCCCCTCTCGCGCACGCTCGACTACGCGGCCCTGGGCGCACGCACCGCTCCCGAGGACGAAGTGGTGCTGTGCCTGGGATACGTCCCCACCACGTTGGAGCAGCTCACCCGGGCGCGGGAGCTGGTCCGCGCGCACGTCCGGGCCGTGGCCGACACGCTGTCTCACTGACGGCCCGAGGGGCCGAAAACGGCCCCCGTGCCCCACCGCTCACTCCTCCTCGGCGGGGGCCTCCATGTACTCGGGGGCGTTGATGCCCAGCAGCGCGAAGGCACTGCGCAGGGTCTGCTTGAGCGCCGCCACCAGCGCCAGCCGGCCCTGCGTCTTCTCCGCGTCC
The window above is part of the Cystobacter ferrugineus genome. Proteins encoded here:
- a CDS encoding acyl-CoA dehydrogenase; the encoded protein is MTAPASNPLLSDRDVDFQLYEVLDAESLCKLPAFADHSRETFTLFLDSTRRFARDVLAPTYRLMDAEPPTFRDGRVHVHPLMRTLYPQLVELGLLAATRPVETGGQQLPLTVYSLASAYLMAANLSAYAFIGLTTGAAHLIEAFGSEWLKDTFMAKMYAGQWTGTMALTEPHAGSSLADVRTRATPAEDGTYRVSGSKIFISGGDHDFGENVVHLTLGRIDGAPAGVRGLSLFAIPARRPEGGRLVDNDVRVAGAIHKIGWKGIPSLALNYGEGGDCRGWLVGQAGKGLNHMFQMMNEARIMVGFNAVSTASVAYHEALAYARNRPQGRLSWEKDAARPQRPIIEHADVRRMLLRQKAIVEGGLSLLSMASWQADVAEHGATPEARERAGLLSDLLTPLAKTFPAEKGFEANALSIQVHGGYGYSTEYLPEAWLRDQKLNSIHEGTTGIQGLDLLGRKVVAAGGGGLRAFVEEVEATVERARRAGVDPSWGEALNEALQRVVGLTMELGQAGMAGDVERMLRHSADYMELFSVLAVAWRWLAQAAAAREGLARGAAGQDFYEGKIAAAQYWIHTELPRVAQLVELCRSGEDSYTRMQPDWF